In the genome of Dermacentor silvarum isolate Dsil-2018 chromosome 1, BIME_Dsil_1.4, whole genome shotgun sequence, one region contains:
- the LOC119437243 gene encoding uncharacterized protein LOC119437243: MLLGGDCKLWASSSSDVAQAAASQSEDIDIEYVPTTPSAKLLDSIIAAGAVAREPQMGLWIQPNVERPVDLPSHHPDEVHDWSGWPKFPAKDNADQKRAIVPSLLAMVPHVALVNKHEFLLPKMELLIDTQGRFMHPAPSFLCTNLVDALQYTAWLSFMDATGGECVGQYFHPDSSHPGSSWNGWVLSFTRLKLFSNDCFTTEPPPIALKCNNSYRVQVNVRIVDNSRHILSTLVVRQFVRSFCCCHPFSQEI, translated from the exons ATGCTGCTGGGGGGCGATTGCAAGCTTTGGgcgagcagcagcagcgacgTCGCTCAGGCCGCAGCGTCCCAGTCGGAGGATATCGACATCGAATACGTGCCGACCACCCCCAGCGCAAAGCTCCTGGATTCCATCATCGCAGCCGGCGCCGTTGCGAGAGAGCCACAGATGGGCCTGTGGATCCAGCCCAACGTCGAGCGCCCGGTGGACCTTCCCAGTCACCACCCGGACGAAGTTCATGACTGGAGCGGTTGGCCCAAGTTCCCAGCCAAGGACAACGCGGATCAGAAGCGTGCAATCGTGCCGAGTCTGCTGGCCATGGTTCCCCACGTCGCGCTCGTCAACAAGCACGAGTTCCTGCTGCCTAAGATGGAACTGCTGATCGACACACAGGGCAG ATTCATGCATCCAGCACCTTCGTTTCTCTGTACAAACTTGGTGGACGCCTTGCAGTACACGGCCTGGCTCAGCTTTATGGATGCCACTGGGGGCGAATGCG TTGGTCAGTACTTCCACCCGGATTCATCGCATCCCGGTTCGTCGTGGAACGGCTGGGTGCTGTCGTTTACTCGGCTGAAGCTCTTCTCCAACGACTGCTTCACCACGGAACCACCTCCG ATCGCTCTGAAGTGTAACAACAGTTACCGTGTCCAAGTGAACGTTCGAATTGTGGACAACAGCAGACACATCCTCAGCACGTTGGTCGTCCGCCAATTTGTCAGATCATTTTGTTGCTGTCACCCATTTTCACAAGAAATCTAG